DNA sequence from the Orcinus orca chromosome 2, mOrcOrc1.1, whole genome shotgun sequence genome:
ggatcccatgggccgagcagccaaaaaaaaaaaaaaaaaaccttctaaatGTGTGGTTTCAACAACTTAACCAAAGTTGACACCATGTATTGACCAGCGAAGAGGCAAATGGCTAGGCCGGAAGGTTCAATCTGGAGTTGTGTGTTAGACATCAAGTGAAGATGTCAAGTAGGCAACTGGACTTACTAATTTGGAATTCAGGGAATAggtcaaaactgaaaatataaatgtgGTAGTTGTAGTTATATAGACATTATTTAAATTCACCTATGGgaaagaaatacagagaagagGTCTAGAACCATGCCCTCAGACCAAAAAGCACCTAGCACAAACCATAGGAAGGAAAAACCAATGAGGTGAGAAGGAACAAGCAGGAGAGTGTAGCGTTGCAAAAGCTTTGAGAAGAAAGTACTTCACTCACTCAGAAGGAAGCAGCCAACTATGTTAAGTGCTAAATGTTGCTGAGCATTCAGGCAAGGTGAGGTACAAGGCCATTAGATCTGGCAAGATGGCAAGAGCAGTTTCACTGTAGTGGTGGGGACAGACCACCAAGAGTAGGTTAAGGAATGAATGGACAGTGAGAAAGCAGAAACAGCAACTAGACAACTATTCTTTCAAGGAATTCTGTGATGATGGAGCAGAAAGGCATGGAATAGTAGCTGAAGGGGTATCTAaagtcaaattaatttttttaattggatgataTTAGAGCATGTATGTATGATGGGAATGATCCACTAGAGAGAAATTAATGATGCAGAATGGAGGGATGATTACAGAAGCTGAGtccctgagtgagcaagagaagGCTGAATCCTCTGCACAAGTGAAGAAGCTGACCTCTGATAGGAAAGGGATATATCATCCACCATTACAGGAAATAAGTCAAAGAGTAGGGGGTCCATGCGTAGGTGGGTTGCTATGATTCCTTGGTAGGAAGatgaaaggatttcttttttagcaaaaaataaataaataaagtaagatCATCAActgagaataaaggaaaagagaaaatatagatgaaagtgaagagagaaaatatgaaGCATATTTTGGAAAAGCAAACGTATCAGGGAAGTATTATAGGACCACTGGGCAGGGTTGAGTGCCTACTTGTGTTCCTATTCTCACCAATACTTCTCCATCACAGCACTATATCCAGGTTTACTCGTCAGCATCTCccactagattataaactctATGGGAGTAGAGATCATGTCTGCGTGTTCCACAGTTAAATCCTCAGTACCCTGGCAGGgaacctggcacataatagctcAATATTCCTTAACTTATTATAGGCATGCTCACAATTTAACATACAGTGTTAAGCACTGAGGATGCAGAGATGAAAAGAGCACTACACCACTACAGTGTAGTGAAATAGGAATACAGGAGAAAGATCTAAATCTGAAGAGCCAGGGAAGGGTTCAAACGGAAGCAGCACTTGAGCTGAGATGGCTGAGAAGTGAAGGAATTTTCTGGGCAGTCAAACAAAGGTAAAATAGCTTAAGACATCTCGGAATGTTCAGGGAATAACAAGTAACTCAATAATGCTGGAATATAAAGTACAGAGGAGGTGGAGACGAGATGAAGCTGGAGATGTGGCTGGGACCGGATTATCAAAGACCCTCTatgccattaaattttttttaaatttctctttgggTACAGACAAATTTTATGTGGGGAGTAGCACAATCAGATTTGCAAGTCAAATAAAGCCTGCAAACATAGTGGAAGATGGactggagggagagagatgagagTGTGGGAGATCAATAAGGAAGATTACAGTAGTCCAGATAAGAGATATTGAGAGCCTGAGTGACAAAGGATGAAGAGGTAGCAATGGATATGAAAGAGGTTTAGAAACAGAACTGTCAGGCATAAGGCTGGCAAACTTCCAATCTCCTGGATAAGTTATGGGCCCAGAAATCTAATAGATAATTTCCAAAGAAATGCTGGACCCCAGTCCACACAGCCCAAGATCTCCCGTGAGATAGAAAACACTCTGAATTAGGCCTCCTTGCCTTTCAGATTCAAACTGTTTTTGGATCTGTAAACTAGGGGGAACAAAACTACTTTTTTTAATCCGTAAATATTTCATATAgattagaaaacagaatagaCCAAAGTTGTGAAATGACTTAAAAACTGATTTCAAGATCAAAGACTTATTTTAAGGACAGTCTTATTGTTTTCCACTCATCCCTCCAAAATAGCACTTTAAATGAGCAAAAAGAGGGATTTCAGTTAGGTAAAAAAGGAAACTAGAAGGGCTGCCAACACTGACACACTACTCTGAAAAAGGGACAGATGTCCTCCTCTAGAGAGATCTAACCACAAGATAAACAGTCAGCTGCTGAGAATGTTTAAAATCtgtctgaaagaagaaaaatattttatctctgaAGTCCTTTCAAAGCCTACTATACTTTAAACTGTTgatccaaaaaaagaagaaaaagatttctCAATGGCAATTTTCTACCTCTGTCTCCTTGAAACTATGGTTAAGGTTCCTGGTCatgaggaacagaaaaaaacagacCATTTTCATCAGGCCCAAATAACaccaggctttttaaaaaatgtgatagtATCCTATATCGGTTTAAAATGTACTAATCAATTTCCAAAGAACATATGGCTACATAACACATGCAGAAGGAATGGAAGAGAACAGActgccaaaaaagaaattaagggaacCAGGCTAAAGAACTTCTCCCTCCAATTCATCCTACACATTAACACCAATTTTAAGTCACTCCTTTACTTAAATCTAAAACTTTTTtaatccggggcttccctggtggcacagtggttgagaatctgcctgccaatgcaggggacacgggtttgagccttggtctgggaagatcccacatgccacggagcaactagccccgtgagccacaattactgagcctgcgcgtctggagcctgtgctctgcaacaagagaggccacaacagtgaaaggcctgcgcacTGCCatgagtggcccccacttgccacaactagagaaagccctcgcacagaaatgaagacccaacacagccataaataaataatttttaaaaaaaaaaaactttttttaatcctTAGATGCATTCCTATTACAGGATAAAACTCCTTGGCCTGGCACTCAAAGCTCTAGCATCCAGCACTACCTAATCCTTCAAGGTAATCGCCTACAATTCCCTTTCTCAGCCAAACTGGCCTCCTCCGTTCTCTTCCAATAGGAAACACAACTCGGGGAAGTTAGAAACCTCAGCACTATAAATAAGTACAAGCCTTCCCTTCCCAACAACCAGAACAAAGGATAAACtccaaatttaaaatttcccaTTAAAACCagtatccagggcttccctggtggcacagtggttaagaatccacctgccaatgcaggggacacaggttcaagccctggtccgggaagatcccacatgccatggagcaactaggcccacgtgccacaactaccgagagagagcctgtgtgccacaactactaacacccacatacctagagcccatgctccgcaacaagagaagccatcccaatgagaagcccacacaccgcaacaaagacccaacgcagacaaaaatttttttaaaaaacagtatccAGTTGAGGATCTGAGCTAACAAATGGCAGCAGTGGCTTTAGTAAGGTCAAGTCTGTCAAAAGAAATGCAAACGATACCCTTCCTCAGCAACTCTGAATTGTCTTGAATCCCTTCTTTTCCTGAAGCAACTTTCATTTCCCTGGCCCAGTTACCAATTATCCAACACCTACGGACATCAGAATCCCCCAAAAGGACCTCAGTATTAAACTGCCCTTTCACTAGGCATTCTCTTCAATGACAGGCCATCAACTTCTCATTGAGGAGGAGAGTAGGGGGTCTGCCAATTCAACTTTAGCCACAACAGCctcaaaaaaaaagacttggcaCTGGAAAAATTATCTGCTCAAAAAATCTTCTGACTTTTATCACACCAATAATCTGCAACTCCAGTCCACATCCACTCTTCTGCAAACCACTCTTCCACGTAGCCCTTGAGAAGTCATTCTTAACCCTAGAAGCTTATGAAGCCAGGGTGACTTCAGCAcaaagaaggctttttttttttaaatcacctttTAGGCCCCACCCTATTCCTACTCTTTCCAGACCTGGAAAACAAAATCAGACATTCTCAAGATTCcttctcctgggacttccctggtggtcccgtggttaagatgctgtgcttccaatgcaggaggagtgggttcaatccctggtcggggaactaagatcccacatgccacgtggtggccaaagaaataataaataaataaataaaattaaaagattccTTCTCCTGTCTGGCTAATAAAATTCTTAGTCATGAACAGTATtttagggaaggaaggaggagtctAGAGCAAAGAGGGTAGTATATCTGATGATGGTAACATATAAACTCCTGTAGACCAGGATGCTGCTACAGAGAACCAGGTCTTGGTCATCTAAGCCAAAATTCAAAGATGTACAGGCTAACTCTGCAACTCCAGGCCAGGCTTACTGAACTAGTCCTTAAGTCCTTAGACTTATCTTAACTTGAGAAACAGAGTAGAAGGTAGAGTATCTCTGGCATGAGTCTGAACTAGCAATTTAAATGTGTAATAAGCATTCTGTAGGTTTCTAACTTTAAGCTGTAATTAAGACTCCACTGTAAATGAAGTCTCCAGACGCTGTATTTTGTCTATGCCCCAATTACACTGTAAACTCGTTGAGGACAAGAAACATATACCAGGTGTATCCCCAAAGCTTTTACCATACCTTGTATGAGATTCAAAATACAATTTACAATGTGACTGTTGATGATCAcacgtggaaaaaaaaaaaggaattttggcATGTTTTCCAAGTCATGCAGCAGGTGATACCATGACTGGAAAAGTTCATGTGGTAGCCACCTATAAAATGTACTGGCCAACACTCCCTGGGCCAAGCCTGGACTCAGTATTCAGTGAATCCCTGTTGAGCAAGAAAGGTCAGATTTTGGCAAAAATATATGGGGACAGTCAGCTCTCATTAAATATAGCAGTCTACAAGGTATCAAATTTGCTGGGAATCAGAATAATAGAGCTAAAATAGACCTATGTGAGTGAAAACTGAGTTCAGGATAGTGAAATGACAGCTTCAGAGTTGGCTTTTCCATTTTACAAGTTTACCAACTTCAAAGTTGTGTTAAAGCTAAGTGAAAGTTGGGAGTTTTCCATGGACCAATATGAAGTGAAGTGGATCACCAGATTGAACAGCAACATGAAGGTGTTTCCAGATTTAATCCCAGCTCCTCGGCGGCTCTTTGGTATTAGGCACGACAACCTGAATGTACCTCAATTTCCCCATTCACAAAAAGGGCAATGCAGGTTCCTCTCTCAACTTCACGAGGCGGTGGTCTCATATAGAGACGAGTACTGTGGGAATAAAAGCACGCATCAAAGTAACACATTATAACTAATATCACTTATAGAATCATTCATTACCCGCTAGGATAAAACTCCCCACACAGGAGATGAAGCCCGAGAGGAAAGAGTTGAAGGGGAAGGTCCCCACGAGGAGACAATAACCGAATTGCAGCGCCCCGGTCAGCAGTATATACAGGAGGTACGCGTCCAACAACTTCAGACGCTGAGGAGTGGAGCTCAAGTACTCTTCTAAGAACCGCGAGATGACCGACAACACCGACGCCGACATGACTACACGCTCGATATTCCGGCCGGCGTACCCCAAACTCCTAGCGGAACCGACGACCACACCGGATGTAGTGTCGGCGCATGCGCAACGCTTGTAGCCCAGCTCCGCCCTCCCCAATTTGCTACGTTGCGCAGGCGTATAGGCCGGCCAAGGCACGAAACAAGTAATGCGCAGACGCAGAATATATCTACAGAATGAGAACTACAGCCAGAGAAAGCTAATGCGCCTGCGCAACGGATCTCTCCGTGAGCTGGAGACGTGTATCTTTTTGTGCTATTTCCGCCGTCATGTTGGTGACGCCCACAGTTGCTCCAGCAACAAGATAGtgtgggagggaaaggggaagaggtTTTTCAGCGGACAGCGGTTCTCTTTGGTCCACCAGCGTCCTCAAAGATGAACTATTTGGATCTGCTTTAAGGCAATGTCTGGCTTTTCGCGGTTCAGTACCCGCTCGGTCCTAGTTCTGTTGAGGGCGCTAACTGCAGATGCCTGTCCCAGATCATTAGAGCAAGTCAAGTTGCCCCGCAGTGAGAACCACGGCGGCCGGTCACTGGGCAGGCATCAGTTTAGACTTGGTTATTGGAGGAGGGAAGTACAGAGCGGGGTTGGGGAGCTCGACCTCTACCCGGGCCTGAACTCGATTTGCGATCTGGTCCTTGGGGACGCTTACGAGTAAGCGCAGTGGAACCTAAGCCCGCAggggttcattcattcagcagacaaTTATCGGGTGCCTCCTCGGGCCCACGTTTTGCCAAATTATAGTTCGTTATGCTAGAGCGTAGGTATCCTCAGGGGAATCTGATATAGTCGTAAAAGAGCTGGTGATGGGCAGGGGCGGGGAGAAACTCCATTAAAGTGCATAGAGTATATGATCAAGTTTAGCAGCCTCCTACTCCCAAGCTGTCATCTTGAACCCGTCGTACTATCCCAGGATGTCAGCGCTAAAAGACCTGCAAGAGCATTGCCTGGTGCCTGGTTCAAGCCCTACCCTCTCCAATTTATTTTGCAGAGGAAACTAAAGGTTTGAGGTTTTGTATTTTAACaagtgggattaactatttatacttagcattttaacttttttgaaaaataagatccACCTTAGTTTCTGGCTTTTGCTGCCCTTTTAATTTAACATGAATCTGACCTTCCAGACCTAGTTCATCTCACTCTCAGCTGCAGGTGGTACATAAACCAGGTTCTTTTTCAGCTTATTAATAATTTTGAACTATCCTAGGTACTGAAGCAAAATTCCTAAAACAGCAAGTAAATGACAACCTTCCTTCATTTTCACTTCTTATTTGTGTTTAAACTGGAACCAAATCAGCATCAACAAATGTACTGATTATCAGTCATGAGCAAAACCTTGCTTAGTtctagaaagaagagaaataatccATGTCCTCAGAAAGATTTACAATctctttaaaaagatatattcataTTCACACCCACGGAGATTTGCACTGTTATGAGAACTTAAGTTCAGTCTAAGCTCTTTTATGttgctgaggggaaaaaaaaaaatgtggataaCCAGACCAGTTCCTATTTCAATATAATAAGGCAAGAAGCATCAGTTTCTCTGACAAGTTGAACCTTTCTCCCTGTCTCATCAGTAAGTAGGAGGGTAGCTTCCTCACCAGTATTCAACTTCAAACTTTAAAGGCTAGGCTGATGCTTTTTAATCATTTAGGAGTGGATTCCTCAGGGAAATCAGCCAGGCTCCTTCCAATAGTCTCTTCCGTATGTTTTGTCTGCCTTTCATCCATGTCAACTATTATCATAACATCTCCACAGGAACTCCCAAAGGGGGAAAGCAGAAGAGATGAAAAATTCACTTACTGAATGTATCCTTTTCTGAGATCTGCAAAGTCAAACACGAATATAATGACCTAAAGCTTTCTGGACTACTTAAAACAGCAAGAAGAGGTCTTCTGTGTTCAGTTTATCATTCTATAATCATTGAAACATTTTTTTGACTGATTTCTCAGTGGGAAATTGCTAACATAATGTtggtttcaatattttaaatcagcaCTTTCACATATGTAAAAAGTCATGTCCTGAGTAGTGGACATGCTCAAGAGTCAGATAATCCTGGGTTTCTGCTGTTTGCTAGTTATCTAATCCAGGACAAATTAGTTAGTCTGACagcctcattttccttttctttaaaatggaaataagaatacCTGGCTTGTTGGGACTTAAATAGAAATGGGCaacgtgagagctgtgagtttcagttttacttgAGGACTTACTGAGAACTATAGCTCAGTAGACAGTGTCCAcgtagctctgaggaactgctctgaagaggtctGGGGGAGGTGATTTGGGATAAGTGCATGTATGTGATTTTGGAATAAGTGCAATCAAGCACACATCTTGGTAGAGGGCTACTGCTAGTCATGAGGCACAAATATcttagttaatgattttagtgcttttctaagtatgggaaaatgcaagaaattGTGTTGCAGGAAAATGGGGCACGAGAAGATGGTCACATCCCAGGTCTTGGGAGAGTCCCTAGGATGGGCcaccaagtgagggtccttggcttcctgcaggaaagaattcaagagctaGCTGAAATAGAGTGAAAGCAGATTTATTCAGGGAGttacacactccacagacagaatgCGGGTCATCTCAGGAGAGAGGCCCCAGAGTATGAGGtcgttagtttttatgggctgggtaatttcataatCTAacaagtgggaggattattccagctatttgggggaaggggcagaaatttccaggaactgggccactGCCTACTTTTTGGCCTTTTTTGGCCATCCTCAGAACCgtcatggtgctggtgggtgtgtcatttagcacgTATGAGcttataatgaggctcaaggtctactggaattCGAATCTCCTcccatcttgggcctagttgaTTCTAACCAGTATTTGTCCTATCCTCTACGGCTGTGTCGTTCTTTATTTTTGGGGGGGCCaggccacatggcttgtgggatcttagttgcctgaccagggattgaacccgggccccttcaGTGAAAGCGtcaagtcttaagcactggaccaccaggaaattcccctgtgtgtcattcttttaaaggttgtgtccTGCCCCCGTCCCTCCTGTCTCAAttgggttcataaaattttctcctgaaaatatctatctgaagacctgttctgccagttttcccaaagCATAGAGTGACctctgccctgaactcctttcagtgTGTACTGAAGGTCAGCAACCACAGTGGCTGATGACTAATCCTTTTAGAGTTGGATGGTGAGAGTGACCTTCTTTAGTTGGCaggttgtggggattaaatgagataatgttaaCATTAAGCATTTAACATAGCACTTGACACAGAGTAAATGTTCAGGATATATTTGCTCTTATCAACTATCAATAACCCTGGTAATTAACTATGTCTGCTTCCCTATTTTTCTGAATAATTAGAAGCTGGCAAAGCACAGAGCCCCAATATTTTGGGCATACAAAATATTGGGTACTGGAGGGACTTCAACCCAGATGGCTCTCAGAGGGCAAATCAAATTTGTAAGTTGAAGCTGCAGTCAGAGTAGACCTTAGATGTTTTGTTACTAAAACACTGAGAAGAAAAACTGTTTCCCTCTAATCAGGTTCATTGGCCCCATAATTTAGACTGACAAAaaaacagattaacaagagaaaaacaaataattttcctAACATATGCATCGCACATACACAGTGGAGCACTCAGTTACAAGTAACTCAAAAgggtggttagaacttgggcttATATAATGTTAACAAGCAAGATTcaactcaataaaatttaaagattttattggctttattcaacagTGCATGAGTTGGGCAGCATCCAACCAGCACATAGAAAGGCACTCTGAGGAGCTATCTAAagagacttttataggcagaagggagagGGAACAATTAGATTATACTAGACAAAAAAGCAGTTTGGTTACGGCAAGGTCACTTTCCTTTAGCGGATGGCAGGGGTCTATTAGGCAGATTACCTAACTAGTACTGATCAGGCAATccctgattgactggtttaagattccatttctgggagagctgaaaTTGTAATTAAgttagcataagtgactccattttgagcctgttgtcttgtttttaacaataGCATCTTAACAAAAAGAGCAATAAATTTTTAGAGAAGTaacaagacagagaaaaagaactttGAGTTTCTAGGGCAGCAAATTGTGAGAAAGTAAATATGTGAagcatttaatgaaaaataagggCTAATTAGTGACGTTTGTTATGTAGATTTCTCTGGTGCCCTCTCTGGGCTGGTAAGGATCTAGAGTTCTGTCCTTCCTggtagagagaggagggaagacaTCTTTCTGTCCTGCTTTTAGGCAAATAGGAGGAGGGCAGAGAGCCATCCTTGTATCTGCTTCTTCCcagttgccttcagctcaaaataatccttatgctaaggtggcatattttggggtggcatattctgctacccttcaaCACTCAACATCATAAAACAATGGGAAAGTAGAAGGGCAAGAAAGGTCCCCTTATAAACAAAGGCCATGATTTTACAATGTATCTCTCTACAGTAAGAAATGACATTCTTTATCAAAAGAAAGACAACTCCTCCAAAGAAGAGGACTCTCTAAAGAAAATCTCTGCATGAGAGTctgttttccaattcttttcccttgtattttcactttctccTTCAGATCCCTCCTTTTGCTTCTCTCTGCTATTGCATGTAACAGCTCCATCTTTTAAACTTTGGCCCTAGTGTGGCCCAAACCCCCTTTCCTTGTATGACAGTGTGatataaacagaaatatacattcGTTCTTCATCTCGGTTCCTGACACAGAACTCCTTAAACCCTCATTATTTCCTAAGTGGTAAGAGCAATAGGAACATCTTTTGTTATAATACTTGTTTTTGTCCCCAGTTTCAGAAATAGCTCCAGAGCAATAAAGGTAGAAGGAATGTCTTTTGTTATTCGTAACAAACTCCTTTCAACCACACTGGAGATGGGGGCTAGATGCCAGGGGAATGATTATCACATGATTccaaggttggaactttcagttcctcctcaaggtcgaggaaggggagaggggctggagattgaattCAATCACGAATGGCCAATTAtataatcaatcatgcctatgtaatgaagcctccattaaAAAAACGCTAACCAAAAAGGGTTCCAAGAACTTATAAGTTGCAGATCACATCCAGATGCTGGGAGAGTCACACATCCCAAGAGGGAATGGAAGCTCTTTGCCTCTTCCCCAGTATCTCAACTTATGCATCTCTTCTTTAGggctgtttcttctcttttctttcctgtatttatttttggctgcactgggtcttcattgctgcgcacaggctttctctagttgcggcaagcagggctactcttcgttgcggtgcgtgggcttctcattgcagtggcagcacagggatcgaacctgcacccctgtattggaaggtggattcttacccactggaccaccagggaagtctggttaTTGCTTTTTAAACTTCAGTTAT
Encoded proteins:
- the DAD1 gene encoding dolichyl-diphosphooligosaccharide--protein glycosyltransferase subunit DAD1, whose protein sequence is MSASVLSVISRFLEEYLSSTPQRLKLLDAYLLYILLTGALQFGYCLLVGTFPFNSFLSGFISCVGSFILAVCLRIQINPQNKADFQGISPERAFADFLFASTILHLVVMNFVG